A genomic region of Janthinobacterium lividum contains the following coding sequences:
- the queA gene encoding tRNA preQ1(34) S-adenosylmethionine ribosyltransferase-isomerase QueA, whose product MYSLSDFDFNLPQENIAQTPLAERSASRLLHLDGDTLADRQFADIVGLLQAGDLLVMNDTRVLKARFFGVKESGGKIEALVERVLDDRTVLAQVRASKSPPPGCRIRLADAFDVTVGQRAGEFFTLHFEADVFELIEAHGRLPLPPYIEHDADEFDETRYQTVFNKVPGAVAAPTAGLHFDQALLDQLKAKGVNFAYVTLHVGAGTFQPVRTEVLAEHKMHTEWYTMPQETVDAVRAAQLAGRDVVAVGTTSLRALESASQSGQLVAGSADTALFITPGYAFKTVTRLITNFHLPKSTLLMLVSAFAGYEPIRSAYAHAIAQNYRFFSYGDAMLLTTQSRAALNLDTPVKD is encoded by the coding sequence ATGTATTCGCTTTCCGATTTCGATTTTAATTTGCCGCAAGAAAACATTGCGCAAACTCCGTTGGCCGAGCGCAGCGCCTCGCGCCTGTTGCATCTGGACGGCGATACCCTGGCTGACCGCCAGTTCGCCGACATCGTCGGGCTGTTGCAAGCGGGCGACCTGCTGGTGATGAACGATACGCGCGTGCTCAAAGCGCGCTTCTTTGGCGTCAAGGAAAGCGGCGGCAAGATCGAGGCGCTCGTCGAGCGCGTGCTCGATGACCGCACCGTGCTGGCCCAGGTGCGCGCGTCGAAGTCGCCGCCGCCCGGCTGCCGTATCCGCCTGGCCGATGCCTTCGATGTGACGGTGGGCCAGCGCGCCGGCGAGTTCTTCACCCTGCATTTCGAGGCCGACGTGTTCGAGCTGATCGAGGCGCATGGCCGGCTGCCGCTGCCGCCGTATATCGAGCACGATGCGGACGAATTCGACGAGACGCGCTACCAGACCGTGTTCAACAAGGTCCCCGGCGCTGTCGCCGCGCCGACGGCCGGCCTGCATTTCGACCAGGCCCTGCTCGATCAATTGAAGGCCAAGGGCGTCAATTTTGCCTATGTGACCTTGCACGTGGGCGCGGGCACCTTCCAGCCCGTGCGCACGGAAGTGCTGGCCGAGCACAAGATGCATACCGAGTGGTACACCATGCCGCAGGAAACCGTCGACGCCGTGCGCGCCGCCCAACTTGCCGGGCGCGACGTGGTCGCCGTCGGCACGACCAGCCTGCGCGCGCTGGAGTCGGCCTCGCAAAGCGGCCAGTTGGTGGCGGGCAGCGCCGATACGGCCCTGTTCATCACGCCCGGCTATGCGTTCAAGACGGTGACGCGTTTGATCACCAACTTCCATTTGCCGAAATCGACCCTGCTGATGCTGGTGTCGGCCTTTGCCGGCTATGAGCCGATCCGCAGCGCCTATGCGCATGCGATCGCGCAGAACTACCGTTTCTTCAGCTATGGCGATGCGATGCTGCTCACCACGCAATCGCGCGCTGCGCTGAACCTTGATACTCCCGTGAAAGACTGA
- the yajC gene encoding preprotein translocase subunit YajC, producing MFFISNAYAQAPTEALGLGGNLTSFLPLVLMFVVMYFLMIRPQQKRAKEQRAMMDALAKGDEVVTAGGMLGRVVKVVDAYVTIEVATGTEVTVQKSSITTLLPKGTLKAL from the coding sequence GTGTTTTTCATTTCCAACGCTTATGCGCAAGCCCCAACCGAAGCCCTGGGCCTCGGCGGCAACCTGACCAGCTTCCTGCCGCTGGTATTGATGTTCGTGGTCATGTATTTCCTGATGATCCGCCCACAGCAAAAACGCGCCAAAGAACAACGGGCGATGATGGACGCGCTGGCCAAGGGTGACGAAGTCGTCACCGCCGGCGGTATGCTGGGCCGTGTTGTCAAGGTAGTGGACGCTTACGTCACCATCGAAGTGGCGACCGGCACCGAAGTCACGGTGCAAAAGAGCTCCATTACCACCTTGCTGCCTAAAGGCACCCTGAAGGCACTGTAA
- a CDS encoding MFS transporter: MTLHSSRPSLKTVLIASGVVLTLAMGVRHGLGFWMQPISQANGWTRETYSLALAMQNLMWGVFGPFAGMAADRFGTMRVVIIGAISYMAGLVWMALVTQPTLFIVGSGIFIGLALACTAFGAISGIIGRSAPPEQRSWAFGISSAAGSFGQFLMMPVEQQLISAVGWQNAFYVLAALVLLAMIPMAFYLREPPVSHASGPQQSVGAAFSEAIANRSFWLLLAGYFVCGFQLVFIGVHLPAYLKDQGLMNPNIAVTALALIGLFNIVGSYYAGKFGGKIAKRYLLSAIYVTRAVVITVFLLAPLSAWSVYLFAAGMGVLWLSTVPLTNGIIAGIFGVKHLSMLAGMVFFSHQVGSFLGAWLGGYLYEHQGSYHVVWMITIGLGLLAALINLPIDERAVKRAAVAA; the protein is encoded by the coding sequence ATGACATTGCACTCATCCCGTCCCAGCCTGAAAACTGTCCTCATCGCCAGCGGCGTCGTCCTGACCCTGGCGATGGGCGTGCGCCACGGCCTGGGCTTCTGGATGCAGCCGATCTCGCAAGCCAATGGCTGGACGCGCGAAACGTATTCGCTGGCGCTGGCCATGCAAAACCTGATGTGGGGCGTCTTCGGCCCGTTCGCCGGCATGGCGGCCGACCGTTTCGGCACCATGCGCGTCGTCATCATCGGTGCCATCAGCTACATGGCGGGCCTCGTGTGGATGGCGCTGGTGACGCAACCGACCCTGTTCATCGTCGGCTCGGGCATCTTCATCGGCCTGGCGCTGGCCTGCACGGCCTTTGGCGCCATCAGCGGCATCATCGGCCGCAGCGCGCCGCCCGAGCAGCGCTCATGGGCCTTCGGCATTTCGTCGGCGGCCGGCTCGTTCGGCCAGTTCCTCATGATGCCGGTCGAGCAGCAACTGATTTCCGCCGTGGGCTGGCAAAACGCCTTTTATGTGCTGGCCGCGCTGGTGCTGCTGGCGATGATCCCGATGGCCTTCTATCTGCGCGAGCCGCCCGTCTCGCACGCCAGCGGCCCGCAGCAAAGCGTTGGCGCCGCCTTCAGCGAAGCCATCGCCAACCGCTCGTTCTGGCTGCTGCTGGCAGGGTATTTTGTCTGCGGTTTCCAGCTGGTCTTCATCGGCGTGCACTTGCCGGCCTACCTGAAGGATCAGGGCCTGATGAATCCGAACATCGCCGTCACGGCGCTGGCGCTGATCGGCCTGTTCAACATCGTCGGCTCCTACTACGCGGGTAAATTCGGCGGGAAAATCGCCAAGCGCTATCTGCTGTCAGCCATCTACGTGACGCGCGCCGTGGTCATCACCGTCTTCCTGCTGGCCCCATTGTCGGCGTGGTCCGTGTACCTGTTCGCCGCTGGCATGGGCGTGCTGTGGCTGTCGACCGTGCCGCTGACGAACGGCATCATCGCCGGGATCTTCGGCGTGAAGCACTTGTCGATGCTGGCCGGGATGGTGTTCTTCTCGCACCAGGTGGGCAGTTTCCTCGGTGCGTGGCTGGGCGGCTATCTGTACGAGCACCAGGGCAGTTACCACGTCGTATGGATGATCACCATCGGCCTGGGCTTGCTGGCCGCGCTGATCAACCTGCCGATCGACGAGCGCGCCGTCAAGCGCGCGGCGGTGGCCGCGTAA
- the tgt gene encoding tRNA guanosine(34) transglycosylase Tgt: MLEFTLLKTDTSGLTKARRGTLKLNHGVVQTPIFMPVGTYGSVKAMSPLELNEIDAQIILGNTFHLWLRPGNTVMEKFGGLHGFMGWNKPILTDSGGFQVFSLGAMRKITEEGVHFNSPINGDKLFLSPEVSMQVQRVLNSDIVMQFDECTPYEIQGRPATIEEAAKSMRMSLRWAQRSKDEFHRGENPNALFGIVQGGMFEMLRDESLAKLEEIDFPGIAIGGLSVGEPKEDMMRMLAHVGPRLPANKPHYLMGVGTPEDLVAGVSNGIDMFDCVMPTRNARNGWLFTRFGDIKIKNAKYKEDQAPLDETCSCYACRNFSRAYLHHLHRSKEILGARLNTIHNLHYYLDLMRQMREALDEDRFHAFTLQFHAERARGT, translated from the coding sequence ATGCTGGAATTTACATTACTCAAGACCGACACGAGCGGCCTGACCAAGGCACGCCGCGGCACCTTGAAACTCAACCATGGCGTAGTGCAGACGCCGATCTTCATGCCAGTGGGCACTTACGGCTCCGTGAAAGCCATGTCGCCGCTGGAACTCAACGAGATCGACGCGCAGATCATCCTGGGCAACACGTTTCACCTGTGGTTGCGTCCTGGCAACACTGTCATGGAGAAATTTGGCGGCTTGCATGGTTTCATGGGCTGGAACAAGCCGATCCTGACGGATTCGGGCGGCTTCCAGGTGTTTTCGCTGGGCGCCATGCGCAAGATCACGGAAGAGGGCGTGCACTTCAATTCGCCCATCAACGGCGATAAACTGTTCCTCTCGCCGGAAGTGTCGATGCAGGTGCAGCGCGTCCTGAACTCCGACATCGTCATGCAGTTCGACGAATGCACGCCGTACGAAATCCAGGGCCGCCCGGCCACCATCGAGGAAGCGGCCAAGTCCATGCGCATGTCGCTGCGCTGGGCGCAGCGCTCGAAAGATGAATTCCACCGCGGTGAAAACCCGAATGCGCTGTTTGGCATCGTGCAGGGCGGCATGTTCGAGATGCTGCGCGACGAGTCGCTGGCCAAGCTGGAAGAGATCGATTTCCCCGGCATCGCCATCGGCGGCCTGTCCGTCGGCGAGCCGAAGGAAGACATGATGCGCATGCTGGCCCACGTGGGTCCGCGCCTGCCGGCCAACAAGCCGCATTACCTGATGGGCGTGGGCACGCCGGAAGACCTGGTGGCGGGCGTGTCGAACGGCATCGACATGTTCGATTGCGTCATGCCGACGCGTAACGCCCGCAATGGCTGGCTGTTCACCCGTTTTGGCGACATCAAGATCAAGAACGCCAAGTACAAGGAAGACCAGGCGCCGCTCGACGAGACCTGCAGCTGCTACGCCTGCCGCAATTTCTCGCGCGCCTATCTGCACCATTTGCACCGCTCCAAGGAAATCCTCGGCGCGCGCCTCAATACCATCCACAACCTGCATTATTATCTGGACTTGATGCGCCAGATGCGCGAGGCGCTGGACGAAGACCGTTTCCATGCGTTTACCCTGCAATTCCATGCGGAACGCGCACGCGGAACTTAA
- a CDS encoding Gfo/Idh/MocA family protein: MENTVRWGILGTGKIARAMANGLRDAPGAQLVAVASRSEAGAQAFGAEFGIAHCHGSYQALADDAGVDVIYIATPHTLHAENALMCLAAGKHVVCEKPFTMNAREAQAVVDMARDKKLFLMEAMWSRFLPAVQEAQRIIASGEIGVLQQVQADIGFVANFPPEHRMFNPALGGGALLDVGIYPLSMAAFFLGPVSQVQALAELGATGVDEQVVFSLRHAGGGTSSCACSLRAQTPTEMTISGSLGRIRLPNRFYKPDHLIVETMDGERRVVAAPHLGNGYAHEAIEAMRCIRAGLLESPVMPHADSVALMHNLDTMRGQIGLVYSADQASSGTP, encoded by the coding sequence ATGGAAAATACCGTCCGCTGGGGCATCCTCGGTACCGGAAAGATCGCCCGCGCGATGGCCAATGGCTTGCGCGATGCGCCCGGTGCGCAACTGGTGGCGGTCGCCTCGCGCAGCGAGGCTGGCGCACAGGCGTTTGGCGCCGAATTCGGCATCGCACACTGCCACGGCTCCTACCAGGCGCTGGCCGATGACGCGGGTGTGGACGTGATCTACATCGCCACGCCGCACACCCTGCATGCGGAAAATGCCCTGATGTGCCTGGCCGCCGGCAAGCACGTCGTGTGCGAAAAACCATTCACCATGAACGCGCGCGAAGCGCAGGCCGTGGTCGATATGGCGCGCGACAAAAAACTGTTCTTGATGGAAGCCATGTGGAGCCGTTTTCTGCCCGCCGTGCAGGAAGCGCAGCGCATCATCGCCAGCGGCGAAATCGGCGTGCTGCAGCAGGTGCAGGCCGATATCGGCTTTGTCGCCAATTTCCCGCCCGAGCACCGCATGTTTAATCCCGCACTCGGAGGCGGTGCACTGCTCGACGTGGGTATCTACCCGCTGTCGATGGCAGCCTTCTTCCTCGGCCCCGTATCGCAGGTGCAGGCGCTGGCCGAGCTGGGCGCCACCGGCGTCGATGAGCAGGTGGTGTTTTCGCTGCGCCACGCGGGCGGCGGCACCTCGTCCTGCGCCTGCAGCCTGCGCGCGCAAACGCCCACGGAAATGACCATTTCCGGCAGCCTGGGACGGATTCGTCTGCCCAACCGTTTTTACAAGCCCGATCACCTGATCGTCGAAACGATGGATGGCGAACGCCGCGTCGTCGCCGCGCCGCACCTGGGCAACGGCTACGCGCACGAGGCGATCGAAGCGATGCGCTGCATCCGCGCCGGCCTGCTGGAAAGCCCCGTCATGCCGCACGCCGACAGCGTGGCGCTGATGCACAACCTTGACACCATGCGCGGCCAGATCGGTCTCGTCTACAGCGCCGACCAGGCGTCATCAGGAACTCCATGA
- the secD gene encoding protein translocase subunit SecD has product MNRYPAWKYIIIVVALLLGALYTAPNYFGESPALQVTSGKSTVKVTGDLMTQVEQILTKENVKSEGVTMDGAGNLASVRVRFADPDTQFKAKLVLEKDLNPDSTDPAFIVTVNLQANTPMWMQKLHALPMFLGLDLRGGVHFLMQVDAKAVLNKKVQGVQSAARSVLRDKNIRHAGIERVGDSVQINFRDAETRLKAKNVLSDQMTELAFADAGEGSDLKLNITLKPAALKATIDEGVKQNISTLSKRVNELGVAEPLIQQQGPDRIVVQLPGVQDVARAKAIIGRTATLEVRLVDETIVPGTELSSAIPFNSELFTVGKGVPVVLAKDVILTGDYISSATASFDQNQQAAVSIDLNGDGGRKMREATRERVGKRMAIVLFEKGKPEVLSVATIQQELGSRFQITGMGGAENANELALLLRSGALSAPMTVIEERTIGPQLGAENIAKGFHSTLYGFIAIAIFMIAYYMLFGAFSVLALAANLLLLIALLSMIQVTLTLPGIAAIALALGMAIDANVLINERIREELRAGNTPQAAIAAGFDRAWATILDSNVTTLIVGLALLAFGSGPVRGFAVVHCLGILTSMFSSVFVSRGVVNLWYGRKKKLTTLSIGTVWVPGTSK; this is encoded by the coding sequence ATGAATCGCTATCCTGCCTGGAAATACATCATCATCGTCGTCGCCTTATTGCTGGGCGCACTCTATACGGCGCCCAATTATTTCGGTGAGTCACCGGCGCTGCAAGTAACCAGCGGCAAGTCGACCGTCAAAGTGACGGGCGATCTGATGACGCAAGTCGAGCAAATATTGACGAAAGAGAACGTCAAGTCGGAAGGTGTCACCATGGATGGCGCCGGCAACCTGGCCTCCGTGCGCGTGCGTTTCGCCGATCCCGATACCCAGTTCAAGGCAAAGCTGGTGCTGGAAAAGGATCTCAATCCTGATTCCACCGATCCCGCGTTCATCGTGACGGTCAATCTGCAAGCCAATACGCCGATGTGGATGCAGAAATTGCATGCCTTGCCCATGTTCCTGGGCCTGGACTTGCGCGGTGGCGTGCACTTCCTCATGCAGGTCGATGCGAAAGCCGTACTGAACAAGAAAGTCCAGGGCGTCCAGTCCGCCGCGCGTAGCGTGTTGCGCGACAAGAATATCCGCCACGCCGGCATCGAGCGCGTGGGCGACAGTGTGCAGATCAACTTCCGCGACGCGGAAACGCGCCTGAAGGCAAAGAATGTATTGTCCGACCAGATGACGGAGCTGGCGTTCGCCGATGCGGGCGAAGGCAGCGACCTGAAACTGAACATCACCCTGAAGCCGGCGGCCCTGAAGGCAACCATCGACGAAGGTGTGAAGCAAAATATTTCCACCCTGTCCAAGCGCGTCAACGAGCTGGGCGTAGCCGAGCCGCTGATCCAGCAGCAAGGTCCTGACCGCATCGTGGTGCAATTGCCTGGCGTGCAGGACGTGGCCCGCGCAAAAGCCATCATCGGCCGCACGGCGACCCTGGAAGTGCGCCTGGTCGATGAAACCATCGTGCCTGGCACCGAACTGTCGAGCGCTATTCCATTCAACTCGGAACTGTTTACGGTTGGCAAGGGTGTTCCTGTCGTGCTGGCGAAAGACGTGATCCTGACGGGCGACTACATCTCCAGCGCCACGGCCAGCTTCGACCAGAACCAGCAGGCGGCCGTGTCGATCGACCTGAACGGCGACGGCGGCCGCAAGATGCGCGAAGCGACGCGTGAACGCGTGGGCAAGCGCATGGCCATCGTGCTGTTTGAAAAGGGCAAGCCGGAAGTGCTGTCGGTTGCCACCATCCAGCAGGAACTCGGTTCGCGCTTCCAGATCACCGGCATGGGCGGCGCGGAAAACGCGAATGAACTGGCGCTGCTGCTGCGCTCGGGTGCCCTGTCCGCACCGATGACCGTCATCGAAGAACGCACGATCGGGCCGCAGCTGGGTGCGGAAAACATCGCCAAGGGCTTCCACTCGACCTTGTACGGCTTCATCGCCATCGCCATCTTCATGATCGCCTACTACATGCTGTTCGGCGCCTTCAGCGTGCTGGCCCTGGCCGCCAACCTGCTGTTGCTGATCGCTTTGCTGTCGATGATCCAGGTGACCCTGACCTTGCCAGGTATCGCCGCGATCGCGCTGGCGCTGGGTATGGCGATTGACGCCAACGTGCTGATCAATGAACGTATCCGCGAAGAGCTGCGCGCCGGCAATACGCCGCAAGCGGCGATCGCTGCCGGCTTCGACCGCGCCTGGGCCACGATTCTCGATTCGAACGTGACCACCCTGATCGTCGGCCTGGCACTGCTGGCCTTCGGCAGCGGTCCCGTGCGTGGCTTCGCTGTTGTGCATTGCCTGGGTATTCTGACCTCGATGTTCTCCTCCGTGTTCGTGTCGCGCGGCGTGGTCAACCTCTGGTATGGCCGCAAGAAAAAGCTGACGACCTTGTCGATCGGCACGGTGTGGGTGCCGGGCACCAGCAAATAA
- the secF gene encoding protein translocase subunit SecF, whose amino-acid sequence MEFFRIKKDIPFMRHALIFNVISAVTFLAAVFFLVHKGLHLSVEFKGGTLMEVKYPKAANLEGIRGTLIGMGYEEPGVTSFDTARDVMIRLPVENGVSAANTSQRVFEALCKAEQGTTKGIDTVTEKGEHVIKSACMDAAGSEAVVLQKVEFVGPQVGEELAQNGLNALVMVILGVMIYLAIRFEWKYAVSAIIANLHDVVIILGFFAFFQWEFSLTVLAAILAVLGYSVNESVVIFDRIRENFRKQRKATVHEVIDSAITSTISRTIITHGSTQMMVLSMLVFGGQTLHHFALALTIGICFGIYSSVFVAASIAMWLGVKREDLIKPVKEKDETDGAVV is encoded by the coding sequence ATGGAATTTTTCCGGATCAAAAAAGATATTCCCTTCATGCGCCATGCGTTGATTTTCAACGTGATTTCGGCGGTGACCTTCCTTGCCGCCGTCTTCTTCCTGGTGCACAAGGGCTTGCACCTGTCCGTGGAATTCAAGGGCGGTACCCTGATGGAGGTGAAGTACCCGAAGGCGGCCAATCTTGAAGGCATACGCGGCACCCTGATCGGCATGGGCTACGAAGAGCCGGGCGTGACCAGCTTCGATACGGCGCGCGACGTGATGATCCGCCTGCCGGTGGAAAATGGCGTCAGCGCCGCGAACACCTCGCAGCGCGTGTTTGAAGCCTTGTGCAAGGCCGAGCAAGGCACGACCAAGGGTATCGATACCGTCACCGAAAAGGGCGAGCACGTCATCAAGAGCGCCTGCATGGACGCGGCCGGCAGCGAAGCGGTCGTCTTGCAGAAAGTCGAATTCGTCGGCCCGCAAGTGGGCGAGGAACTGGCACAGAATGGCTTGAACGCGCTGGTGATGGTGATTCTGGGCGTGATGATCTACCTGGCCATCCGCTTCGAGTGGAAATACGCTGTCTCGGCCATTATCGCCAACTTGCATGACGTGGTGATCATCCTGGGCTTCTTCGCCTTCTTCCAGTGGGAATTCTCGCTGACGGTACTGGCGGCGATCCTGGCGGTGCTCGGCTACTCGGTCAACGAATCGGTGGTGATCTTTGACCGTATCCGCGAAAACTTCCGCAAGCAGCGCAAGGCAACCGTGCATGAAGTGATCGACAGTGCGATCACCAGCACCATTTCGCGTACCATCATCACCCACGGTTCCACCCAGATGATGGTGTTGTCGATGCTGGTCTTCGGCGGCCAGACCCTGCACCATTTCGCACTGGCGCTGACCATCGGTATCTGCTTCGGTATTTACTCGTCCGTGTTCGTCGCGGCCTCGATCGCCATGTGGCTGGGCGTCAAGCGCGAAGACTTGATCAAGCCGGTCAAGGAAAAAGACGAAACCGACGGCGCCGTGGTGTAA
- a CDS encoding REP-associated tyrosine transposase, which yields MQYRRAFQPGGSFFFTVVTAHRRPVFATATAVDLLRNAVRAVRHKRPFDIDAIVILPVHLHCIWTLPDSDADFMTRWRLIKTWFSKHSDIENVWQQRYWEHVLRDARDFAKHVDYIHYNPVKHGLVSKVMDWPHSSFHLYVALGWCAADWGGDGVDVAGVGRE from the coding sequence ATGCAATACCGACGCGCATTCCAGCCAGGCGGCAGCTTTTTCTTCACGGTGGTGACGGCACACCGCCGGCCCGTTTTTGCTACTGCCACTGCCGTGGATTTGCTGCGGAATGCTGTCCGCGCCGTACGCCATAAGCGGCCATTCGATATCGACGCCATCGTCATCCTGCCCGTTCATCTGCACTGCATCTGGACCTTGCCAGATAGTGATGCTGATTTCATGACGCGCTGGAGGCTGATCAAGACATGGTTCAGCAAGCACAGCGATATTGAAAATGTCTGGCAGCAGCGGTATTGGGAACACGTCTTGCGCGATGCGCGAGACTTTGCCAAGCATGTCGATTACATCCATTACAACCCTGTCAAGCATGGGCTTGTGAGCAAGGTCATGGATTGGCCGCATTCCAGTTTTCACCTGTACGTGGCGTTGGGATGGTGTGCCGCGGATTGGGGCGGGGATGGTGTGGACGTGGCCGGTGTTGGGCGGGAGTGA
- the recG gene encoding ATP-dependent DNA helicase RecG — translation MSEPKPDLPPAAKPAAKPKAVKKVVSTESRLAKLGLRTDMDLVLHLPMRYEDETKVYTIRDACLRGGESWQVEGVVTKCEVNFKPRKQLLVTIADETGNLLLRFMNFYGSQVKQLAEGTRVRARAELKHGFFGAEMVHPTYKVVNEGAPLPTALTPVYPSGEGLSQHVLRREIADAMRRIDWQDTLPDHLLREMQLSPFRAAVHLLHYPPQDIDESALMDRSHPAWVRMKFDELLAQQLSLKRAQRARRSKGAASLPIVGTLSDAFGAALPFKLTGAQARVLDEIRADLRQPYPMQRLLQGDVGSGKTVVAALSATQAIDSGYQAALMAPTEILAEQHFRKIAAWMEPLGVKVAWLTGSLKKKEKTAALALIESGEAQLVIGTHALIQDNVLFAKLGLVIVDEQHRFGVGQRLTLRNKGDSAAVPHQLMMSATPIPRTLAMTYYADLEVSVIDELPPGRSPIVTRAIDQNRRDEVIARVYAAALEGRQVYWVCPLIEESEALQLQTATDTYMMLAEALPALQVGLVHGRLKPAEKQEVMDAFIAGHIHVLVATTVIEVGVDVPNASLMVIEHAERFGLSQLHQLRGRVGRGSAASVCLLLYQGPLGGVARQRLMTMRETTDGFEIARRDLEIRGPGEFLGARQSGQAMLRFADLETDQWLVDQARDVAHDLLHATTAAAATTVEAHLARWLGGKEEFLKV, via the coding sequence ATGTCCGAACCCAAGCCCGATCTTCCTCCCGCAGCCAAGCCGGCCGCGAAGCCGAAAGCCGTCAAAAAAGTGGTCAGCACGGAAAGCCGGCTGGCCAAACTGGGCTTGCGCACGGATATGGACCTGGTGCTGCACCTGCCGATGCGCTACGAGGATGAAACCAAGGTCTACACGATACGCGACGCCTGCCTGCGCGGCGGCGAGTCGTGGCAAGTGGAAGGCGTCGTCACCAAGTGCGAAGTCAATTTCAAGCCGCGCAAGCAATTGCTGGTGACGATCGCCGACGAAACGGGCAATTTGCTGCTGCGCTTCATGAATTTCTACGGCAGCCAGGTCAAGCAGCTGGCCGAAGGCACGCGGGTACGCGCGCGCGCCGAACTCAAACACGGCTTTTTCGGCGCAGAGATGGTGCACCCGACGTATAAGGTGGTCAACGAGGGCGCGCCGCTGCCCACGGCCCTGACGCCCGTGTATCCGTCCGGCGAAGGGCTGTCGCAGCACGTCTTGCGGCGCGAAATCGCCGACGCCATGCGCCGCATCGACTGGCAGGATACCTTGCCCGATCACCTGCTGCGCGAGATGCAGCTGTCGCCTTTCCGCGCCGCCGTGCACCTGCTGCACTATCCGCCGCAGGACATCGATGAAAGCGCGCTGATGGACCGCTCGCATCCGGCCTGGGTGCGCATGAAGTTCGATGAGCTGCTGGCGCAGCAGCTGTCGCTGAAACGCGCCCAGCGCGCGCGCCGCTCGAAAGGCGCCGCTTCCCTGCCCATCGTCGGCACGCTGTCGGATGCCTTTGGCGCCGCCCTGCCCTTCAAGCTGACGGGCGCTCAGGCCCGCGTGCTCGATGAAATCCGCGCCGACCTGCGCCAGCCGTATCCGATGCAGCGCCTGCTGCAAGGGGACGTCGGCAGCGGCAAGACGGTGGTGGCGGCGTTGTCCGCCACGCAAGCCATCGACAGCGGCTACCAGGCAGCGCTGATGGCGCCCACGGAGATTCTGGCCGAACAGCACTTCCGCAAGATCGCCGCCTGGATGGAGCCGCTGGGCGTGAAGGTGGCCTGGCTGACGGGCAGCCTGAAGAAAAAGGAAAAGACGGCGGCACTGGCCCTGATCGAATCGGGCGAAGCGCAGCTGGTGATCGGCACGCATGCGCTGATCCAGGATAACGTGCTGTTTGCCAAACTGGGCCTGGTCATCGTCGACGAGCAGCACCGCTTCGGCGTGGGCCAGCGCCTGACCCTGCGCAACAAGGGCGACAGCGCGGCCGTGCCGCACCAGCTAATGATGTCGGCCACGCCCATCCCGCGCACCCTGGCCATGACCTATTACGCCGACCTGGAAGTGTCGGTGATCGACGAGCTGCCGCCGGGACGCAGTCCCATCGTCACGCGCGCCATCGACCAGAACCGACGCGACGAAGTCATCGCCCGCGTGTATGCGGCCGCGCTGGAGGGCCGGCAGGTGTACTGGGTCTGCCCCCTGATCGAAGAATCGGAAGCACTGCAGCTGCAGACAGCCACCGACACCTACATGATGCTGGCCGAAGCCTTGCCCGCGCTGCAGGTGGGCCTCGTGCACGGACGTTTGAAACCGGCGGAAAAGCAGGAGGTGATGGACGCCTTCATTGCCGGCCATATCCACGTGCTGGTGGCCACCACCGTCATCGAAGTGGGCGTCGACGTGCCGAACGCCTCGCTGATGGTGATCGAGCACGCCGAGCGTTTTGGATTGTCGCAGCTGCACCAGCTGCGCGGCCGCGTGGGACGCGGCTCGGCGGCCAGCGTCTGCCTGCTGCTGTATCAGGGCCCCTTGGGCGGCGTGGCGCGCCAGCGTTTGATGACCATGCGCGAAACGACGGACGGTTTTGAAATCGCCCGCCGCGACCTGGAAATCCGCGGCCCCGGCGAATTTCTTGGCGCGCGCCAGTCCGGCCAGGCCATGCTGCGCTTCGCCGACCTGGAAACGGATCAATGGTTAGTAGATCAGGCGCGCGACGTGGCGCACGACCTGCTGCATGCCACCACGGCGGCTGCCGCGACCACCGTGGAAGCGCACCTGGCGCGCTGGCTAGGTGGAAAAGAGGAGTTCCTGAAGGTGTAA